One window of Nymphaea colorata isolate Beijing-Zhang1983 chromosome 1, ASM883128v2, whole genome shotgun sequence genomic DNA carries:
- the LOC116249184 gene encoding short-chain dehydrogenase TIC 32, chloroplastic-like isoform X7, which produces MGLWSFFSRKGESGFGCRSSAEQVTDGIDASNITAVITGATSGIGMETARVLALRGATVIIAAISQELGEEAKEKIVEQVADAKIEVMELDLSSLASVRSFSAAFLSSNKPLNLLINNAGIFGCPFQLSEDGVELQFAINYIGHFLLTNLLMEKMKATAQKSGIEGRIVIVASAGHSRTYKSGIRFEKINDPSGYGRFEAYGQSKLAAILHARELARRLQAKGAKVTANSLHPGAIPTNIAQYYIKNMAPLAPLIFISSPFLKTVQQGAATTCYLALHPNMEGVSGKYFSDCNEDQPSAYGRDADLAKGLWEFSEEMTSTKLPQK; this is translated from the exons TCAGCAGAAAGGGGGAATCAGGATTCGGTTGTCGTTCTTCTGCCGAGCAAGTTACAGATGGAATCGATGCTTCCAACATCACCGCCGTTATCACAG GGGCTACCAGTGGAATCGGCATGGAGACTGCGAGAGTTCTTGCTCTGAGGGGAGCGACTGTGATCATTGCTGCGATCAGCCAGGAGCTTGGGGAGGAGGCGAAGGAGAAGATTGTGGAGCAAGTGGCGGATGCGAAGATCGAAGTGATGGAGCTGGACCTCAGCTCCCTCGCCTCCGTCAGATCATTCTCTGCCGCTTTCCTCTCCTCAAACAAACCCCTCAACCTTCTCAT AAACAATGCAGGCATTTTTGGATGTCCCTTCCAGCTTTCTGAAGATGGGGTAGAGCTACAATTTGCGATTAACTACATTG GGCATTTCTTGTTGACAAATCTTttgatggagaaaatgaaagCCACTGCTCAAAAGAGCGGAATTGAAGGAAGAATTGTGATTGTGGCATCGGCAGGCCATAGCAGAACCTACAAATCTGGCATTCGATTTGAAAAGATCAACGATCCTTCAGG GTACGGGCGATTTGAAGCTTACGGGCAGTCCAAACTCGCCGCCATTCTTCATGCAAGGGAACTTGCTCGACGCCTACAGGCAA aAGGAGCAAAGGTGACGGCGAACTCTCTGCATCCGGGAGCCATACCGACAAACATAGCCCAATACTACATCAAAAATATGG CTCCTCTCGCACCTCTCATCTTTATATCCAGTCCCTTCTTGAAGACTGTCCAGCAG GGAGCAGCAACGACCTGTTATCTGGCTCTGCACCCAAATATGGAAGGCGTTTCCGGCAAGTACTTCAGTGATTGCAACGAGGACCAGCCATCAGCTTATGGCAGGGACGCCGATCTAGCGAAGGGGCTCTGGGAGTTCAGTGAAGAAATGACAAGCACAAAGCTTCCACAGAAATAG